A single Mustelus asterias chromosome 4, sMusAst1.hap1.1, whole genome shotgun sequence DNA region contains:
- the uqcrfs1 gene encoding cytochrome b-c1 complex subunit Rieske, mitochondrial, with protein sequence MLSLIFRAGPFAPYLSATTYTVAPQLKPLVPGVVTKADAVVVDLKRSFLCRESMQGQAAQSGPAVTAGLNVASRVRYAHSDIKVPDFSDYRRQDVQDPRKSSQDSNDVRRAFSYLVTGTTAVIGAYAAKNLVSQFVSSMSASADVLALSKIEVKLNEIPEGKNMTFKWRGKPLFIRHRSAKEIEIEQAVDLAVLRDPELDSDRVKDPQWMIVIGVCTHLGCVPISNAGEYGGYYCPCHGSHYDSSGRIRKGPAPLNLEVPPYEFINEDLVVVG encoded by the exons ATGTTGTCGCTCATCTTTCGCGCCGGGCCCTTCGCCCCCTACCTGTCCGCGACCACCTACACCGTGGCGCCGCAACTCAAACCGCTGGTGCCCGGCGTGGTGACCAAGGCCGATGCGGTGGTGGTGGACCTCAAGCGGTCCTTCCTGTGCCGGGAGTCGATGCAAGGCCAAGCGGCCCAGAGTGGGCCCGCTGTCACCGCCGGCCTCAACG TTGCATCTCGAGTTCGATATGCACACAGCGATATTAAAGTTCCGGATTTTTCTGACTATAGACGACAAGATGTTCAAGACCCCAGGAAATCCTCACAAGACAGCAATGATGTCAGGAGAGCGTTCTCCTACTTAGTAACTGGAACCACAGCTGTTATAGGAGCCTATGCTGCAAAGAATCTTGTCAGTCAGTTTGTCTCAAGCATGAGTGCCTCTGCTGACGTATTAGCGTTGTCTAAGATTGAAGTCAAGTTGAACGAAATCCCAGAGGGCAAGAACATGACCTTCAAATGGCGAGGCAAGCCTCTTTTCATCCGCCACCGTTCAGCCAAGGAAATTGAGATCGAACAGGCAGTGGACTTGGCTGTGTTGCGAGACCCAGAATTAGATTCTGACAGAGTGAAAGATCCACAATGGATGATTGTTATTGGTGTCTGCACTCACCTGGGCTGTGTGCCAATATCCAATGCTGGTGAGTATGGTGGCTACTACTGCCCTTGCCATGGATCTCACTATGATTCATCAGGGCGAATCAGGAAAGGCCCAGCTCCACTGAACCTGGAAGTGCCACCATACGAGTTCATTAATGAGGATCTTGTAGTTGTAGGTTAA